In Ananas comosus cultivar F153 linkage group 7, ASM154086v1, whole genome shotgun sequence, the sequence AGGCATGTCGGCACAGCAATGCCAACATGGTCAACAAATGCTCATTGTGCTAGTCAGAAGGACAAAAAATGTTTTGATCCCACGGTCCGCCAAGATTCGTTGTGGACAACCAGGTTTGCACATGCGCCGTTGAATGACTAGGGTAGAAAGCTATTGATTGGTTCCTGAACAAAAAGCGAAGGTTCCAAAGCATTCAACTAAACCAAAACTAGAGACCTATGGTTTTACTTGACTTGTCTTTTCTTATCATGTTGGTTTGGTTTCAACTTTCAATTGACATTTTCAACTTTCAATTGACATCTTTCTTGAAAGGATTGATTTGCTAATTTAGGTTTCCTTCAAATACAAACAGGACTAAAGAAAAATAGtaatatttaaatcaaataaaaagaaaaggaagtgaTATGAGCCGCTAACCTTAATTGTAGTAGATGTTGACTATTGCCAATTTTATCAAcctaccaaacaaaaaaattaatcagtACAACCAaccagaaaaagaaaacataatacATATACCCTTAAACAGATTGATTACCTGAGCACTTGATACAAGAGGGTCCTTTAAAACAGCTTCTAACAGTTCGCAAGCTTTTGCATAATCTTTAGCTTGCAACTTGAGAAGTCCCTCATGGTACTTTTGAGAAAGATGAAATTCCTGAAAGTGCCATATTATTAAAGAATCATCAAAGACAATGTCTAAGGTATTTATATTCCACAGATTGAAGCAACATCATGTTATATCAGAAAACTGAATTGATATCAGTTTCAAAACTAGTAAACCGGCACCCTGACAAGAATGGATGTATATAACCAGGCATGGATAAATTATATACACGTAGGGCCAATAACATTATGTGTAAATTATGTTACAAAAGAGTGAATATTACAAGAAACAATCAAAACAAAGAAtttaaagaattcaaaatccCTTTTGCGGCTCACGATAAACCCTTCAAAAAGTGGTAAGAGGCAGTTTTGATAAATGCACGAAAAGTACGGCCACAACAAAAATCCCTCCATATGGCTGAAACCAACATATCGTGCACCACAATTAAAACTCTAACAGGTGTCTTGGTTCCACGTCCTAGATCATCACAGTTGTGCGAACCACGCACTAATTCCTAGAAAGAAATAAATGTTCACACAACAAATCATTGTAATTCTTAATTTCCTCGCATGTTCATATCATAATCGCTACAATATCAACAATTCAAGGTCTCTAAAATGAACATCTCAACAGAGGCATATCAAGCAACACAATTAAAATACTAATATGTTTCTTGGTTTCATTTTGGTTTCATGTCCGAGATCATCATTCTTGTGTGAACCATGCAGTATCCTACTAAGAAATTAATTCTCCATGCAACAAATCACCTCCAACCTTAATTTCCCCGCTTCTTCGCACAGTGAATACCTACAACATTACCAATTCAAGACATCTACAACGAAGTTCTCACCGGAGAGGTAAGAATCAAttgaagaacaagaaaaaggCAAGAAAGGACGCATTATTTAACCCTAATATAGTGCATTCGCAccagaagagaaaaaaaagggaaaagaaagggaatcgggggaggagagagaaagggccCGCACCTGGGCTTCTTTGGTGGGCGCGAGGGGCTCCCATTGGGCACCGGAGTCGGTGTCGTTGATTGCGGCGATGGAGAACTACGAAGAAGAGAACACAATATCgtgtcagagagagagagagagagagagagggagaagggttTGGGATCTCACCATGGCGGAGACGGAGGCGCCGGAACCCTAATTTTCGCAGCTCCGGGGTTCACCGGAGCGAGCGAGAtcgcggcggaggaagaggtAAAGGGAGCATCAACTCCAACGTGGTCGGAACCAGCTTATACCGGTGGTATGGGTTTTGCTTCTGGAAGAATTTGTAACGGCGACCAGTGTCCCGTTAATGGCTTTGAGAATTGAGACTGCAACCAGCGAATGtgaacgggtcggattcgggcggGTTctcaaaaatccgaatccgacaaTCAAATCTAAAATTCGAACCGGACGGAGTTTAATgtcctaaaatttaatttgaatttgaacttcgGTTAAACAAACATGCCTCGTGTTTaggcctgtttggatgcatcgTTAAAAAATTCCatagaatttttattctatgattTTGATCTAAATAAAATACGAAATTCTGTAACTATAAAAAAACTAGCAACTAACCCGTGCAATGCacggattttaaatttatcttttaattacattttttacataatatatattaatttttgtatattaagtttttctaatatatttttattacaatttttatataatatatattatatattaatttttacatattaagtttttattagaaaaattattgaatcaaattaaaataaatactatCATGATATACTAATAGATtgtaagtaaataatttaaaatNNNNNNNNNNNNNNNNNNNNNNNNNNNNNNNNNNNNNNNNNNNNNNNNNNNNNNNNNNNNNNNNNNNNNNNNNNNNNNNNNNNNNNNNNNNNNNNNNNNNATTTGGTCCATGAGgcttggttttggttcatgggtgaggtttatgaacttggctCATGAAtcttggtttatggacttgattcatgattcatgatcttggtttatggtttatgaagTTGGGTATATTGGAtatagttcatgaacttggtttattttggttcataggccttgattcatgaacttgggttatgatccgtggtgtttggttcacgaacttgggtgaggttcatggatttggttcgtggttcatgaacttggtttatgagttttggttcatgagacttgattcatgaacttgggtatagaatttgggatttggttcacgaacttagGTTCATGAGCCTAAGTTAGAAGTTGGATTTgagttttgggtttggatttggattgtggacttgatttgagttgggtttgggttctttatgtggacatggtttggattttggtttggattttatttgggttttggatttgggttgTGGACTTGggttgtggacttgatttggttttaggtttggatttgatttggtttggatttgggttcggattttatttgggCTTTGGTTTTGGGCTTTATTTGTGcacttgatttggtttgggcTTGGGTTTATTTATGGAATGGGTTTGGGTtctttatgtggacttggtttggtttgggtttatttgggttttgggtttgNGTTTTGGTTCATAGgccttgattcatgaacttgggttatgatccgtggtgtttggttcacgaacttgggtGAGGTTCATGGATTTGTTtcgtggttcatgaacttggtttataacttttggttcatgagactttattcatgaacttgggtatagaatttgggatttggttcacgaacttagGTTCATGAGCCTAAGTTAGTAGTTGGATTTgagttttgggtttggatttggattgtggacttgatttgagttgggtttgggttcgttatgtggacttggtttggattttggtttggattttatttgggttttggatttgggttgtggacttgatttgagttgggtttgggttctttatgtggacttggtttggttttaggtttggattttatttgggttttgaaTTTGGGTTGTGGACTTGggttgtggacttgatttggtttttgtttggtttgggtttggattttatttgggttttggtttcaggctttatttgtgaatttaatttggTTTGGGCTTGGGTTTATTTATGGAATGGGTTTGGGTtctttatgtggacttggtttggtttgggtttatttgggttttgagtttggtttgggttttgggtttggtttgggttcaagtttgggtttatttgtagactaggtttgggtttaggtttggatttgatttgggttttgggttttggtttatttgtggattgtatttggttttggtttggtttgggttcggattttatttcggGTTCGGGGCAATCCACTTTTGATTTTTGCAATTTGGTTCGGATCCGAAGAAATCCaccttttgattttggtttgatttggagttcgaagaaatccctttttgatctcgatttggatttggggtatgaagaaatccccgttttgatttttccgtttgatttcgatttggatttgattttcaaatttgatttggggttcgaagaaattcccgtttgattctccaattggatttgatttggggtccgaagaaatccccgtttggttctctaatttggatttgatttttcaatttggatttgatttttcaatttgatttgatttggagtccgaagaaatccccgtttgattctccaatttggatttaattttccaatttgatttggggtccgaagaaatccccgtttgattctccaattggatttgatttttcaatttgatttgggtccgaagaaatccccgttttgattccaatttggggtccgaagaaatccctgttttaattttgatttggggtccgaagaaacggggaatcaaagattcccctctaCTCTTCTAGCGATACTTCCCTGGCGATGCTGTAGATGTCATCGGCGAAGTTGTTGACGGTGGCACGGATCTATTcggccgtcggatttgatttgacattttcgaagaaatattgaagggtccgaagaaacggggaatcaaagattcccctcccctcttctttcgaaaagaTCAAAACGGCGATTGTAGATGTCGTCGACGGAGTTGTTAACAGTGgcgtggatctgttcggccgGCAAATTTGGTTCGATATTTatcgaagaaatgttgaagggtccgaagaaacagggaatcaaagatgcccctcccctcttctttcgaaagtatcaaaccaaacaTGCTGGAGACGGTCGCGGCAATGTAGATCACCCATTCCGTCATCAACGACTTCAGatggggtattgagaggtccgaagaaacggggaatcaaagattcccctcccctcttctttcgaaaagaTCAAAACGGCGATTGTAGATGTCGTCGACGGAGTTGTTAACAGTGgcgtggatctgttcggccgGCAAATTTGGTTCGATATTTatcgaagaaatgttgaagggtccgaagaaacagggaatcaaagatccccctcccctcttctttcgaaagtatcaaaccaaacaTGCTGGAGATGGTCGCGGCAATGTAGATCACCCATTCCGTCATCAACGACTTCAGatggggtattgagaggtccgaagaaacggggaatcaaagattcccctccactctcccacCGAAGCCATCTAGATGGTATGGATGGCTACGATCGcaggacaaaagaaaaaaagaaaagggggggaagaaaagagatttttttttgtttatattatttttactttctttcttttttctttcttttttactacCTATTGATGGATTCGATGAAGCGGCTCAAcgatctctctttctttccgcggctcggcgatttCTCCTTCTTTCCGCAGCTCGAGTGATCTCTCCTCCtttgaatattttgaacttGGAAGTGTGTAGAAATCTATCTATCGTGTCGTCtctatccaaaaaaaaaattctctgaaTTTGATTTCGGTTCCCGTATTTATAATGGGAGGGGAGGAGTTAGTTAAgaattaaaaattcgaaattcaaattttgaattatttgttggatggttggaggatatttgGGGAGTGGTTGggaattgaattttgaatgagttgttggatagttgaaagatattttgggagttggttggaggttcgaaattcgaaattcgaattttgattgaattattggaggatattttggagttggttgggaattcaaaatcgaatttcgaatggaTTGTTGGATGATATTTTTGGAATTGGTtagggaattcgaaattcgaaatcgaattttgaatgagttGTTGGAAGATGTTTTGGAAATtagttgggaattcgaaattcgaaatcgaatttcgaatgggttgttggatgatattttgggaAATGGTTGGtggttcgaaattcgaattcgaatttcgaacgggttgttggatgatattttAGGAAATGGTtcggaattcgaaattcgaatttcgaatgggttgttggatggttgaaggatattttggattttgttgggaattcgaaattcgaaatcgaattttgaatgggttgtaatttgaaattgaatttcgaacagatattttatataatgtGGATGTGGGCCGTCGTTGATCAGGCCCGCTTTAATTTATTGGGCCcaaatgataatatttaatgggcTGGAATAAGGCCCCcccatttttcttttatttgtttgggcTTTCATGAGGCCCACCAACTCACATTTATGAATGGGTCtattgtgaattttaaattgtaattattGGCCCTAAAATTTTCTGGTCAATATGAGACCTATCAAAATTGCTTGAGTCTGAATCTAATCAGTTTCGATTatgattagaaatttttttttttcacttcaaacaaCGTCGACGACATATTATTGGCTGAAAATGACATGGAGTTAATCAATACCACTAAGGAGTGGTTGTCTCTCAACtttgaaatgaaagacatgGGTGAGGCGAACTATGTTCTCGGAGTAAAGGTCATCCGTGATCGCTCTAGAAGGCTTCTTGGTTTGTCTCAAGAatcttatattaaaaagattCTAAAGCATTTTAGGATGCATCATTGTAAACCCGTTGATACTCCAGTGGAGAAGAATCAAACTCTGAGTCTTGATCAGTGCCCTAAAACGGATAAAGAGAAGGAGCAAATGAGTAGGGTTCCTTATGCGAGTGTAATTGGCAGTTTGATGtacgctatgatgtgtactcggcctgaCATTTGCTTCGCTGTTAGCTTGGTAAGTCGTTACCAGAGCAACCCAGGACCTATTCATTGGCAAGCGGTCAAGAGAATCCTTCGATATTTAAAAGGAACCAGTGATCTCGTTCTCTGTTTTCAAGGAGGGGACTTGAGATTGAAAGGATATAGTGATGCTGATTGGGGCGGTGATAGAGATGAGCGCAGGTCCACCTCAGGCTATGTGTTTATGCTTGGAGGTGGGGCAATTTCCTGGTGCAGTAAGAAGCAGAGCTGCATTGCCTTGTCAACCATGGAAGCGGAATACGTTGCTTGTTCAGCGGCCGTACAGGAGGCAGTTTGGCTGAGGAGATTTCTCCAACACCTCGACATCGTGACTCGAGCAAATGAACCTGTTGAGATGTTCTCTGACAGCATGGCTGCCCTGGCGTATGTGAAGGATCCCAAGTATCATGGCAGGACCAAGCATATTGATATCCGATTTCACTACATTCGAGATATGATTAAGCTAGGCGAGGTCGTTCTTAAACATATTTCCACCACTAGGATGGTGGCTGATCCGTTGACCAAGCCGATAGCTAGGGATGTGTTCCAGACCCACGTTGGGAGTTTGGGTCTTCGTAGGTTTTGATTTATggacattattttgtattttacgctttattaatgaaaatgtgttttttcttttaatgtgaTTGCGTAATTGATACTAGTAGGCACATATTCGTTAAGTCACCGGGCTCAGATCAGCCCACTCACACGGGTGATCGCCCTGGCACCTAGGTGGTGAGCAGGATGAGACTAAATAATCATATTGAACTTGAGTAGTTGTAATATGATTGCTTTGTTCATATACGTTATGAATAAAGTGTTAACGTAATTTAAAAGtcgccttaattagtttaagatgagaCTCTCAAGAGTCAGATATGAATTTTTGGTGAAATTTCATATCGAGcctgtatagtagccgaacctaagtgctcaggttagagagatgacttgagttgtggtggttAGATACCTTAGTGGTACCTAGACCAAGGTTCGTATGGCGTTTTTTTTAGAGCGTGACATGACCCATTGAGTGGGAGCTCCGCCATAGCATACATATCATACTGTATGTGCTTGTCGACCAGTTAGTAGAGTGACATAAGTTCTTCCCTCCATGTCACTGTGTGAGCACTAACCCTTTTGTGCCCTCGACTTAGAACTACGTTATGAAGTGGAGGTCAAAAGTAACTAACTTAGCGTGTATCTCAGGgtcatgagaaaatacgatctcGCGGAGCACGTCTAGTAAAGTGCTTGGACCAATATGGATTAACGTGAGGggctgaggaagatgtttcgataacacaccacgtaagtcttgtgactcattgcccgggcggttatctcggttgtgttacttgagataatcatgagtacGAGAAATAACGGTGGGGTCGAGCCCTGTCATTACAGGAGAGGGACTTTGTGATGCTTGATCCGGTGTGTGTTGAAACGTCTAGGGCGTAAACGAATTAAGTCAGTGATATGCTATATTAGTTGGGTGGTGACTTAATTTAGGACTCCTGCATGTGGTTCTTTCGTCAGGTCGCACGCTCTATTACCCGTATGAAGAGACGAATGAGTGAGAGAGAATTGGCCAATatggccaagtgggagattgttgccATATGGtttgtccacattggcgggttatgattaaacccgatccacataagatgtggatcatgatttatcctaataagtttaggataagtataaattatatgtttcttatcagttaagaaacatatcttataatgaatatttattatatgttaataaatatcccaatcctaatcctaataagattcaggatatttaggggttccattattctatatatacgccCCCGTTTTCTCCCGTAGGAACGACGGGAAAAGAATACGATCTAATTCGAGAATCCACaaaatcttccttcttctctcttttcttcctttctgggatttccacctacgttcccggggTTTTAGAGCGTGGACATAGGAGAGGACTTTAGTAGCCCTCTCCGATTGGCATCCGTAACGTAAGGCGATCCGTTCCGTGACGTAAGGCGTACGCGTGGAAGAAGacgagaaacgtgggagatccagaagcatcaagacaaggacgatccaagaagaCTTGTAAAACGAGCAATCCGATCCGATTCCGGTTCCCGGATACATcggctatccggtttgtaagtttccgctgcctattatttccaacagtTGTCAAAGAAATAGCGGCCCACAACTTACTCACGGACCTTTTATAAAGCAACTTTTGTGTTTCCCCATAGTTATTAGCTAGCTTCTTTTTCCTTATCAAGttttgctgaaaaaaaaaagaatattaatgattttttcttttttttatctttttgttttatctttttttttgcccttttctttcaatgaaaaataatatttttttcatagaCTTTTCCTTAAATCTACCTAGGTAGGACTACTGTCCTGTTGTCCAAGTTtgtagagaaaataataaaagaggcTATATATTATGCTGAATTTGGAGCAAAAAAATTAGtaacttataaatttacataaattatatCGAATGTGTTAGTTATTATTAGTTTGCATatgtagaataaaaattaaatacaatgCTGGAAGAATAGTCATTGGAAATTGATAATTTCGTATTTTATAGCTTTGACttaatctataaatttttattaaaaattttatccgaCTATTTTGTGCTATCATCGAGGATCCACAATcacaaacaaaaattattttgataaaatCTACCCGCCGCATTGCCCGAATAGCTACACTAGTTTCACAAGACGTTTCCATCCTTAATTATTAGAATATTGTAGGTACCATATCATAAATGGGGCTGCTTTTACCTTTTCATTGAAAGATGTGTGAAGAGATGCCATTTGATGAAGCATAATAATATCTCCTCCTGAATACCACCATCTGAAAGTGAGTGCAATGGAAAAAAGATGTGCCTCTTACATTACCACAACTTTTTGGAAATATATACTATATGAAAAAATGTGTCTaattaaacaatattttttcttcGAGGAATGTATATTTTTATGAAGAGTTAAATGCATTCGTATCTCTACAATCATGATTGTATATTGTTCCTCCTTTTAGTTTATTATCGTTATAGAACTAtctatattttaagtaaaatattaattttgccatcgtaaatatatctctccaactatcataatagtataatataagaggaataaaaatattaaattatcttataaattaattagagttaagtatttaacctatggttaattaaaattttctaacagattctacaGTATAgacatatttcaaaatattaagatttttgtaagaacaatatttgaaagttgaactttatagcaatacatttacaattcactatatttacagagatctgtataaaattaactcttTTACGAAAGAATATTATTAGTTCTTAGAGGgatgttttttatttataaataataaataattcatGGCCTCcagcatgagagagagagagagagagacacacacacacacacaaacacacacacccAACAACATCACACAACaaccatatataaatatatatatttatattatatattatatatatatataatatattatatatattgaactaggctactatgctattaatagcacaagtcattggtgctaccaagtttttagccattgattaagaaatatgcgttaggatgatgtgggcccccttagggttgagtaggtgtttttgaatagtatgatctaacgggtgaaaatgatgaaaaggatagatctaacgtgGAAAACttgtagcaccaagtgcttcatgctattaataacatagtatccaactatatataatatatatatataatatatatatatatatatatatatatatatataatatccgCAATTTGAGTGCTTAATTAAGATATTTCGATTGtgaaagtattttattttttgtgaagGGATTCCGGCCacaatttaaaagaaataaagttaAGGGCAATCATGATAATGTGTTCAAATTTTGCTTGAATATTTGTAATTATATGATTTAGTGCTACTAATTAGAAGCATTAATCCAatttagttataatatatatatatatatatatatatatatatatatatatatatatatatatatttgtttagcATTCGTGCAATAAGTGATTGGAAGTGCAATTTGATTGAATGAAAATTTATAcaatgttaaataaaaaaattaagcaattaatGCGACGTGAGAATTTTCTTAATCCCTATAATTAATGCATCAtgttacttattttaatattgcaaattattataaaattttgtatagaGAATTTTAACGTGGTCGATCCAAACATGCGAAGCCCAAAAAAAGGGTTTTGCATGTCTATCCTCTGATTTAGCAATAATTGGTGGAAATAATTTACGGACCTCTGATATTGTCCGATGCCAATTTAAAGAGTTTTTCATTAATTTCAATTATATCCCCGTAGTATGAGGTTTAACAATTTAGTTCCTAAAATTTGTTTCATCTCACCAATTCCTTTTAAACTATCATTTCACGTGGATACATATATATGTCAGCTTCATGCTTAAACCTCGCTTAATTTATCAAACTTAAAAACTCTgcatgtaaaattaaaattagttaATAGAATTGTTTCAAAAACATGCTTTAAGGACTAAATTGacaaatcaaattaaacttCAAGAACTGCATGCATTTATAGTTAACCGCACTTATACGTAcccaataatttttaattgcgATTATGCCGTACGTGAACCAGTGTTATATCATTTGAGAAAAAACACATGCAATGCTAGAATATTAAAACCatgcaaaattatttatttatttatctatatttgCGTGCACAGGAATTATAAAAGTAGAAGATACCATCAACTTCACACACATGAAAGAGAAACATTCTATAAATACGTACTATTAGATACGTAACACTAGCTGATCGAACCATGtaattgaaaagctaattagaATATTGTGATCTCAACAATACTCGCCAGTAGTTGAGAGATCAGGATCGGATCGACCAGCCCTGCAAAGAAATTCCTACGCATGTGACTGTAGAGAGTCTGAACACTGATACGACAGTGTAAACGGTTAGGCCGCAGTAGATTGATTTATGACCATTTGGATCTTCCTTTCGAGTTCGTTCCTCTTGGCGCCCACAATCTTGTGCATCACCTGCCGACCTTTGAGCAGGAAGAAGGTCGGTATCGCCCTCACCTTCCACTTCGACGCCAAATGCTGTGCCAACAAACCGTAGATCAATCAATAAGCcatccctaaccctaaccctaaccctaaccctaaccctgacTATCATAATAGGGAACTGAGTTGATGAAAAGGGCGATGCTTACTTCGAGCTCATCGACGTCGATCgtcacgaacgccacgtccttGAACTGGGCCGCCAGCTCCGCGAAAGCCGGCTCGATGAAGCGGCACGGCCCGCACCACTTCGCCGAGAAGTGGACCACCATCTTGTGCAGGGCATCAAGTAAATTTCAGATGAAATGAGTAAGGAGCTTATTtgctgaatataaatattaaaagggCAAAGCTAGGTTTACAACGCAAAGTAGAATGTAATTCTGCAACTTTATTGGTTATCTAAAGGCCAAGTTTTATACACTAGGCTGAtcaacttttcctttttttttataataataaaatataaaaaggattGACTCAACCCTAGCTATAATGTAGAGTGGTAGGATTCTAGTCCCTCTTAGATTGTAGATTTAATTAGCATTTATTACATTAAAAACACAAGATATGCTAAGTCTAAAATTGAACTACCGTTtagttcggggttaaggaaaaattagttattccaagaatagggttaaggtgggattatagtatttttgtgtttggttaggggttggagttagtctagaatagtgaaaaatagtgtttggttggagtaggtaggataagaaggatagtgtgttattatgaatagaaaatagtatttggttagGATTTGGTGGGATTAGGTAGGATTAGCTAACCCGGATAATCCAttttaggtggggttagctaacctcaCTCATTTTTGGGAGTGTTTGGAgataatatgggggttaaggggttattccattcttaacccccaaccaaacaaaggtTTAAGGAATTGTAATTCCTACCGTAGTGCTTAaaatttactctcttttttggttaaaaaaaaagaaaaatatcgtATGATAAAACTAGTCGAAAAAAATTGGCCTCAGGATGAAGATATTTAAGATCGTAACATTTCTCCGAAAACAGCATTCTCCGCTAACTTTAGtttttgaaaggaaaaaaaaaaaaaaaagaatgcttTTTTTCTATCTAATATACCATGACATGCACcgtaacaaaaaaaatctcctTAGCTTAAATTGTTTGAGGAAATTAATTGCAAGCAGGTAATTAAGTTCAGCATATTTTCTTCTGCTTTCTACCTCAACCTTAGCTTCAccacattttatatataaaaaaaagaaaacacctAACAATATTTCTGAAATATCACAAATCTACAAAGCAAGCGGAGACGAGCAGAGAATCGAATCGACGCGACGGAAAGAGAAAGATACGGAGCGCGAGCGCAGGCACGCACGTACCAGCTTGTTGGAGTTGCTCTGGGCTTGCCACTTTGATCTCCACTCGTCCAAGGAGTGGATCTCGATTACGCCGTTCTCCGCAGCGGCAGCGGTG encodes:
- the LOC109712481 gene encoding thioredoxin H2-2-like; translated protein: MVYPTKHSFLMQCLTNPKEFFCNRVSRRMQHASASASASRPGTAAAAENGVIEIHSLDEWRSKWQAQSNSNKLMVVHFSAKWCGPCRFIEPAFAELAAQFKDVAFVTIDVDELEHLASKWKVRAIPTFFLLKGRQVMHKIVGAKRNELERKIQMVINQSTAA